Genomic window (Propionibacteriaceae bacterium ZF39):
GACCATGACCAAAGTCATGGTCGAGGCCGTGACCCCGGACGTGACTTCCGCCGGATGGCTTCCGTGCCGCAGAAATCTAGTTTCGAGGACATGACGAACACACCCCTCACAGACCGGACCATCACCGCAACCGCTCCCGCGGCGACTGTGTCGCCCCGGACCCGATACGGCCGCAGTCGTCGGTTGGTGCTCGCGACGCTCGGTCGGGTGCTGCTCACGATGGTCGCCATGCTCGTCGTCGTGCTCAGCGGCTCCCTGCTGGGCTCGACCGCGCTGCAGGCGCTGGGCGCTCCCGAACTGGTGGCGGCCGCCGGAGCCCACCTCCTGGTGTTCCTGCTGTCCATCCCGGTGGCCTGGCTGCTGCTTCGCCGCCTGTTGGAGGGCGACCGGAGTGGCTACTTGGCCATGGGGTGGAATGACGGCCGGGCCCTGGCGGCGGCCGGCATCGGTGTGGGCGCGGCGGTGGCGGCGATCGCGGTCGGCGTACTCGTTCTGGTCCTTCGCGGCGACGCCCGGTTCGAGCTGCTCGACACGTCCGGGATTCCTGATCTGGCGCTGACGATCGTCGTTCTGTTCACCGTGTCGATCCTGCTCCAGGGCTTCCCCGAGGAGCTGTTGTGGCGGGGCTATCTGCAGACCACCCTCATGGAACGGCTCGGACCGTGGGTGGCCGTCATGATCGGCGCGGTCGGCTTCGGTGTGATGCACGTCGTGTCCATGGGCAGTGGTGCCACCGTGGCTGACAAGGTGCTCTACATCGTGATGGCCATCGGGCTGGGTGCGGCCTCCGGTGCCCTGCGCCTGGTCACGGGCTCGACGTGGGCGGCGATCGGCTTCCATGCGGGATTCCATCTCGCGATCCGCGGATCGGAGTTCGTCGTGGGCGGAGGGTACGCGGGAGTGCCCGTGGCGTGGTTGGCTGTTCTCCTCGCCATTGTGACCGGGGTCTGCTTCGGAGTCTGGCAGATGCGCGGGCGTATGGTCAGCTCATGACAGCCGACTGGCCCTGGGCCGACCACTTCGACGCCGATGGGATCTACCTCGCGACGGCCACCACCGGCGTACCCCCGCGCGCGACGTCCGACGCGATGACCGACATCCTCGATCGTTGGCGTCGTGGCCGGGTCAGCGGGCCGGTGTTCGACCCGATCGTGGCGGAGTCGCGGGAGAGGTACGCCCGGCTGGTGGGGGTCGAGGCGTCCACCGTCGCGATCGCTCACCAGGCCTCGGCACTCGTGGCGCTCATCGCGGGCAGCCTGCCCGATGGGGCCGAAGTGGTGGTCGCCGACGGTGAGTTCACGAGCGTGACCTTCCCGTTCGCGGTGCACGAGCGGCGGGGCGTACGCCTGAAGGTCGCGCCGCTGGCCGAGATCGCCGACCACATCAGCGGCGACACGGCGCTCGTGGCCGTGTCGGCCGTGCAGTCAGCCAACGGCGCGATCGCCGACTTCGACGCGATCGAGGCGGCCGCCGCCCGACATGGCGCCGACGTCCTGATCGATCTCACCCAGTCGGCGGGGTGGCTGCCGGTGGATGCGAGCCGGTTCGCGTACACCGTCTGCGCCGCCTACAAGTGGTTGCTCGC
Coding sequences:
- a CDS encoding aminotransferase class V-fold PLP-dependent enzyme, which produces MTADWPWADHFDADGIYLATATTGVPPRATSDAMTDILDRWRRGRVSGPVFDPIVAESRERYARLVGVEASTVAIAHQASALVALIAGSLPDGAEVVVADGEFTSVTFPFAVHERRGVRLKVAPLAEIADHISGDTALVAVSAVQSANGAIADFDAIEAAAARHGADVLIDLTQSAGWLPVDASRFAYTVCAAYKWLLAPRGTAFLTVRADRLEAVVPFQAGWYAGAYPWESIYGLPLRLAEDARRFDVSPAWFSWVGTRASLEFLEDVGRDELHRHALELEAAFAQAAEVAIRGQAIRSFATDPEVAEIMAAEDVTASVRAGKLRLSFHVNNTVDEAVRVGELLRGRISD
- a CDS encoding CPBP family intramembrane glutamic endopeptidase codes for the protein MTNTPLTDRTITATAPAATVSPRTRYGRSRRLVLATLGRVLLTMVAMLVVVLSGSLLGSTALQALGAPELVAAAGAHLLVFLLSIPVAWLLLRRLLEGDRSGYLAMGWNDGRALAAAGIGVGAAVAAIAVGVLVLVLRGDARFELLDTSGIPDLALTIVVLFTVSILLQGFPEELLWRGYLQTTLMERLGPWVAVMIGAVGFGVMHVVSMGSGATVADKVLYIVMAIGLGAASGALRLVTGSTWAAIGFHAGFHLAIRGSEFVVGGGYAGVPVAWLAVLLAIVTGVCFGVWQMRGRMVSS